A window of Gossypium hirsutum isolate 1008001.06 chromosome D13, Gossypium_hirsutum_v2.1, whole genome shotgun sequence genomic DNA:
TAAATAAGGTACTACAAGATGACTCGGTAACTAGACTACTATCACCACAGCAGCTCGTAAGGTGACGGTCCTAGCTGAATATTTAAAGTTACTATAtcaatgcatgtatatatatcttGTCCTTAAACTAGTTTGGTGATGTGCACCAGTGAGTATACAAGGCCCACCAAAAACAAGAATTTACGAACTATGGTATTTATTAGCAAAACCTATAAGATCTGTCTTAATGAAATCTAGTCTTCAGTATAATtagtatcttattattattttctaaacgTGAGCTATGTGATTGTTCGAAAAGCAAAAGATTATAAAAGGTAGCACTTCGCAAGATAGGAATACAGACCTGGTTGTACTTAGCCACTCGCTCTCCTCGGCAAGGAGCCCCTGCTTTGATCTGACCTGCGCCAAGTGCGACTGCTAAATCCGCAATGAAACAATCATTAGTTTCCCCAAATCTTTGAGATACCACCACTCCCCAGTGGGCTTCCTTTGCCATTTTTACCACGTCAACAGCCTCTGTCACGGTTCCgatctgatttatctgattcagaACATCGAATTATTAGAACACGGAGTTCCAGCAGcatatttaacaacaaaaagttTCAACATATTCTTTTGGCGCACGATCTCTCTTTTTTTCAGCTTCAGACTAAGTAAAAAGATGGTGATTCAGCTAATTTGACATCATTATCATCAAATAAAAGTACTCGTGTTTCGTACAATAATCCAGTAGATACCTTGAGAAGAAGAGAGTTGCAAGCAGATTCATGTATTGCTCTCTCGATGCGCTTTGGATTTGACATCAATAAGTCATCCCCCACCACCTGCAAAACCATCTTACCTTAAGTTACGACAGGTCCAACATAGGGAAGACGTACAAGATTTGAACAAAAAGCTAAAAGTACTCAATAAGTTTGCAAATTTGGATCCTATTTATGTTTAGGTGCACCAAAAACCAACAATTAAACCATTCTATGTTCTTGACTTTTGTTGTATATGTTAAATTGGATAAAAAATCATTCAACAGACCTAAACATAAGCAATATGTTAACAGGAAAACAAACCTGACATAGTCCAAGACCGCAAAAACGTTTGCTGTGTTCCCAATCTTCCTTGTCAAAGGGATCTTCAATAGAAGCAATTGGGTAATCTAAGACACCAGAAAAGAAGATAAAGGAACGGGATAGCGTTAATTTTTAGttgaaagaacaaagcagaaaaaACAAACAGAAGCCTCTACGGAAAAACAGAGATACCAATGCAAAGGTCTTTGTACATCTGAATCATATCCTCTCCTGACTTGAAATTTTGCCCAGATTTATTTGGAGATTTGAATTCTAAATCATACTTTGTACCTgtatgaaatgaaagaaaagcaGCTCCTATTTATTATGAGCAAGCCGTGTCTACATATGAAAATTAGATTCTGAATAAACATGCAACCCAACTAGGGTAAAATAAGCTTTTGAGGCACCTAGATCATATATTCAGTTAAAGATCTTTATATCCTACTAGGCTACTAGTGATTATAATGCAATGGCATTGCACGTCCATGCCAACATATCTTATGAACAGTAGAATAGCAGGTTCTACCCAAAACTTGTCCCTGGTCTTACATGCTTCAAAATGAGAATTGACTAATAAATGAGAGAACATGCATCACCTATGCAAAATTCAGTAGCTGCAACACCAATTCCTATCTTTATTTTGTCATTATACCCTGTTCTGCCAATAGCTTCTCGGACAATATCCAATCCTTCTCTTACACTGCCAGACATATGAGAATATCAAACAAAAATTCCAGCCAGTTTCCTGAAATAACACAAGATAAACTTCATTCCCCTTACGGGGTTAGGGGCAGAGTGCGTTGATCAATAATGTGAAAAACAAGGATAGTCAGACATAATGGTAGCACTTGCCTGGATATGTCAGGAACAAAGCCACCATCTTCACCAACATTACACCCATTTGCACCGTATTTTTCTGTAATAACAGCCTGCTCTTCTTTACAATAAACTAATGAGTATATGCATGACATTTCCAGTGCAGATTACTTGTAAGAGAGTATACAACAAAAATATTAAGGTTGAGAAATTTAAAGTTTCTTCACAGAATTAGGTTAAATGATTTTCTATTGTTAATGTCTACCCATAAACTGATGGTTAATCGGTATTCCCCCAAAAAGTAGAGGTGTTTGTTTATGTATATGTAATCAGATCCATTCTCAATCAGAATCTTTTAGAAAATTATAGGCACAAACCAATCAGCAAGCCAAAAACCTTTAAGAGAGGTGACAGTTAGACAGTCAAAAAACTAGCTGTCAATAGCAACATTACAGGCAGGTCCATATTACTTAcccaaataaattcatttttttttctattgaatTTACCGAATCTCCTAAATATATAGACTGCACCTTACTTTATCACACTAGCAGTGTCACAGAGTTCTAGACAAATGAGGCATTCTATTAATACAACAATTTCTGGAAACTGAGCAGATGGAAAAGTTCAAGAAGAATCATGAATGTCTATTCGAAACATTTCAAAAAATCAAGTCATAAGAGACTTAAACTACAGTATGTCAACTTATTTACAATGAAAGAAGAACAACCGTAAGATCAAATGACGATCAATAAAAAATAACAGGCCAGACATAGAAATGGAGACTAAACCACACCAAAATTCTCAATGAAGATTTATTTTTATACTCagtttaccaaattaaatttccaTAGGTGTTCTACGACTCATCACTTTTCACATGGCAAACTTTACTTGCTTTATACCCGATGAGACAAATAATATGTTTGTGATGGGCAACTTAAAACTAAATCCAAAGGCTACACAATTTGGTTTAACAAAATCACCTTCAAGTGATGATAGGTCTCAGAGCCCATTTGTAAAGCTTCCTCAAATCTGACTGCTCCTGTTGGGAGAATCATAATGTCCTGATAGCAAAATAACTCAAATCAAGTCATACAGATATGAGGCATTTCAAAAGAAGCACAGGAAGGAGATAAATTCCAggaatcaaaatcataaaaaatgctAAATTGTGGGGACTCGGAGTAAAAGATCATTCACAAAATGC
This region includes:
- the LOC107935612 gene encoding cytosolic enolase 3, with protein sequence MSVQEYLDKHMLSRKIEDAVNAAVRAKTPDPVLFISNHMKKAVSSVITKVKARQILDSRGIPTVEVELYTNKGVFRASVPCGDSTGMYEAVELRDGDKGTYLGNAVTKAVKNINEKISEALVGMDPTVQLQIDQAMIDLDKTEKKSELGANAILAVSIAACRAGAAEKEVPLYKHIADLSGKTNAILPVPAFTVISGGKHSGNSLPVQDIMILPTGAVRFEEALQMGSETYHHLKAVITEKYGANGCNVGEDGGFVPDISSVREGLDIVREAIGRTGYNDKIKIGIGVAATEFCIGTKYDLEFKSPNKSGQNFKSGEDMIQMYKDLCIDYPIASIEDPFDKEDWEHSKRFCGLGLCQVVGDDLLMSNPKRIERAIHESACNSLLLKINQIGTVTEAVDVVKMAKEAHWGVVVSQRFGETNDCFIADLAVALGAGQIKAGAPCRGERVAKYNQLLRIEQELSDQAVYAGEDWRL